One window of Agromyces rhizosphaerae genomic DNA carries:
- the tatC gene encoding twin-arginine translocase subunit TatC, giving the protein MSLGEHLIELRNRLFKSAIAIVVGAVLGWILSEWVWDALREPVNQIVESQSRDAEITYPTITGAFDLRLQIAFTLGIVIASPVWLYQVFAFLVPGLNKKERRYTFAFFFTAIPLFFAGCAAGWYVLPNVVALMTSFVPSDDVSYLDAKIYFDFVLKLVLAIGIGFVVPVFLVLLNFVGILSAATLIKSWRIAILVIVLFTALATPAADVISMFMLAIPMILLYFVAWFIAYLHDKRAAKRLRELEEGLAA; this is encoded by the coding sequence ATGTCGCTCGGTGAGCACCTCATCGAGCTTCGCAACCGGCTGTTCAAGTCGGCGATCGCCATCGTGGTCGGCGCCGTCCTCGGCTGGATCCTGTCCGAATGGGTCTGGGACGCGCTGCGCGAGCCGGTCAACCAGATCGTCGAGTCGCAGTCCCGCGACGCCGAGATCACCTATCCCACGATCACCGGCGCGTTCGACCTGCGCCTGCAGATCGCGTTCACGCTCGGCATCGTGATCGCGAGCCCGGTGTGGCTGTACCAGGTGTTCGCGTTCCTGGTGCCCGGGCTGAACAAGAAGGAGCGGCGCTACACGTTCGCCTTCTTCTTCACGGCGATCCCGCTCTTCTTCGCCGGGTGCGCGGCCGGCTGGTACGTGCTCCCGAACGTGGTCGCCCTCATGACGAGCTTCGTGCCGAGCGACGACGTGAGCTACCTCGATGCGAAGATCTACTTCGACTTCGTGCTGAAGCTCGTGCTGGCGATCGGCATCGGCTTCGTCGTGCCCGTGTTCCTCGTGCTGCTGAACTTCGTCGGCATCCTGAGCGCGGCGACCCTCATCAAGTCGTGGCGCATCGCGATCCTCGTGATCGTGCTGTTCACCGCACTGGCGACGCCGGCCGCCGACGTCATCTCGATGTTCATGCTCGCGATCCCGATGATCCTGCTCTACTTCGTCGCGTGGTTCATCGCATACCTGCATGACAAACGCGCCGCGAAGCGCCTGCGTGAGCTCGAGGAGGGCCTGGCTGCCTAG
- a CDS encoding GAP family protein yields MLEAIAHVLPVSLAMAISTVPIMATILILLSPNRKRSAVPFLIGTVVGLALVVTLTTLGARAIPTPRFDRQPDVALGIAEILVGLALIAFGVFRFRRSLRNPEYTMPRWLSAVSSFGPWSSLGVALALNVRPKAILLATAAGLNIRGAELSAGESAAVIAVYTIISASSVAVPIVLTLIAPDRMTPRIVRMREWMVRNNGAVTAVIVLLIGVVVFGYGLESVS; encoded by the coding sequence GTGCTGGAGGCGATCGCGCACGTCCTGCCCGTGTCGCTGGCCATGGCGATCAGCACGGTGCCGATCATGGCGACGATCCTGATCCTGCTGTCGCCGAACCGGAAGCGGTCGGCGGTGCCGTTCCTCATCGGCACGGTCGTCGGGCTCGCCCTCGTGGTGACGCTCACGACGCTCGGTGCGCGGGCGATCCCGACGCCGCGATTCGACCGGCAGCCCGACGTCGCCCTCGGCATCGCCGAGATCCTGGTCGGGCTCGCCCTGATCGCGTTCGGCGTCTTCCGCTTCCGTCGCTCGCTGCGCAACCCGGAGTACACGATGCCCCGGTGGCTGTCGGCGGTCTCGTCGTTCGGTCCCTGGTCGTCGCTCGGCGTCGCACTGGCCCTCAACGTGCGCCCGAAGGCGATTCTGCTGGCCACCGCGGCGGGGCTCAACATCCGCGGAGCGGAACTCTCAGCGGGGGAGTCCGCCGCGGTCATCGCGGTCTACACGATCATCTCGGCGTCGAGCGTCGCGGTGCCGATCGTGCTCACGCTGATCGCCCCCGACCGCATGACGCCCCGCATCGTGCGCATGCGCGAGTGGATGGTGCGCAACAACGGGGCGGTCACGGCCGTGATCGTGCTGTTGATCGGCGTGGTCGTGTTCGGCTACGGCCTCGAGTCGGTCAGCTGA
- a CDS encoding SPFH domain-containing protein gives MPSAVTDVVGQLFLIVLLVAVGVFVIVVLIRAIRIIPQAYAGVVERLGRYHKTLTPGLNILVPFIDRVRPLVDMREQVVSFPPQPVITEDNLVVSIDTVVYFQVTDARAATYEIASYLGAVEQLTTTTLRNVVGGMNLEEALTSREEVNSKLRIVLDEATGKWGIRVSRVELKAIDPPLSIQDSMEKQMRAERDRRAAILTAEGTKQSAILEAEGRRQASILKAEGDAKAAVLRAEGEAQAITTVFDAIHRGDPDPKLLAYQYLQTLPEIAQGDANKLWIVPSELTEALKGVSSAFGAGRTAPPSGGPAAPRD, from the coding sequence ATGCCCAGTGCAGTGACCGACGTGGTCGGTCAGCTCTTCCTCATCGTCCTGCTGGTCGCGGTCGGCGTCTTCGTGATCGTCGTGCTGATCCGCGCCATCCGGATCATCCCGCAGGCGTACGCCGGCGTCGTCGAACGGCTCGGCCGCTACCACAAGACGCTCACGCCGGGCCTCAACATCCTCGTGCCGTTCATCGACCGGGTGCGCCCGCTCGTCGACATGCGCGAGCAGGTCGTCTCGTTCCCGCCGCAGCCGGTCATCACCGAGGACAACCTCGTCGTCTCGATCGACACGGTCGTCTACTTCCAGGTGACGGATGCGCGCGCGGCGACGTACGAGATCGCGAGCTACCTCGGCGCGGTCGAGCAGCTCACCACGACCACCCTCCGCAACGTGGTCGGCGGCATGAACCTCGAGGAGGCGCTGACCAGCCGCGAGGAGGTCAACTCGAAGCTGCGCATCGTGCTCGACGAGGCCACCGGCAAGTGGGGCATCCGCGTCTCCCGCGTCGAGCTCAAGGCGATCGACCCGCCCCTCTCCATCCAGGACTCGATGGAGAAGCAGATGCGCGCCGAACGCGACCGCCGCGCCGCGATCCTCACCGCCGAGGGCACCAAGCAGTCCGCCATCCTCGAGGCCGAGGGCCGACGGCAGGCATCCATCCTCAAGGCGGAGGGTGATGCGAAGGCGGCCGTGCTCCGCGCCGAGGGCGAGGCCCAGGCGATCACGACGGTCTTCGACGCGATCCACCGCGGCGACCCCGACCCCAAGCTGCTCGCGTACCAGTACCTCCAGACCCTGCCGGAGATCGCCCAGGGCGACGCGAACAAGCTCTGGATCGTGCCGAGCGAGCTCACCGAGGCGTTGAAGGGCGTCAGCTCGGCGTTCGGGGCCGGCCGGACCGCTCCCCCGTCGGGCGGACCCGCCGCTCCGCGCGACTGA
- a CDS encoding RNA polymerase-binding protein RbpA, whose product MADRSLRGMRLGAQSLQSEEGVVFADRAEYTYRCEHCSRETVMVFSTEAEIPETWECRNCAREATLLVDSKPVEVDRSAEKTGRTHWDMLLERRTRAELEELLEERLAYLRARRGEARDEHKIGA is encoded by the coding sequence ATGGCCGACCGGAGTCTGCGAGGAATGCGCCTCGGAGCACAGAGCCTGCAGAGTGAAGAGGGCGTCGTGTTCGCCGACCGAGCGGAGTACACCTACCGCTGCGAGCACTGCAGCCGCGAGACCGTGATGGTCTTCTCGACCGAGGCCGAGATCCCCGAGACGTGGGAGTGCCGCAACTGCGCGCGCGAGGCCACGCTGCTCGTCGACTCGAAGCCCGTCGAGGTGGACCGCTCGGCCGAGAAGACCGGCCGCACCCACTGGGACATGCTGCTCGAGCGCCGCACGCGCGCCGAGCTCGAGGAGCTCCTCGAGGAGCGCCTCGCCTACCTGCGTGCACGTCGCGGCGAGGCCCGCGACGAGCACAAGATCGGCGCCTGA
- a CDS encoding HdeD family acid-resistance protein, translating to MSSPQPTPMFASFTLDADTLTKTAVNGVRAALGISGVIALILGVLITFWPKGAVVAITVMLAVYLLIAGLVYLGVGVFSRGLKGGARALDIILGLLFVVAAVLAFANLAATAEFLAIFMGVLIGIVWIIEGVVALAQAGDSTSKGWTIFFGILSIVAGIVLLFSPMLIEVIFIVLGIGLIILGIVQVVRAFTFGRDVTA from the coding sequence ATGTCCAGTCCCCAGCCGACGCCGATGTTCGCGTCGTTCACGCTCGACGCCGACACCCTGACGAAGACGGCCGTGAACGGCGTCCGAGCCGCACTGGGCATCAGCGGCGTCATCGCCCTGATCCTCGGCGTCCTCATCACCTTCTGGCCGAAGGGCGCAGTCGTCGCCATCACCGTGATGCTCGCGGTCTACCTGCTCATCGCCGGCCTCGTCTACCTGGGCGTGGGGGTCTTCTCCCGCGGGCTGAAGGGCGGGGCGAGGGCCCTCGACATCATCCTCGGGCTCCTCTTCGTCGTCGCCGCGGTGCTCGCATTCGCCAACCTCGCCGCCACCGCCGAGTTCCTCGCGATCTTCATGGGCGTGCTCATCGGGATCGTGTGGATCATCGAGGGCGTCGTCGCGCTGGCGCAGGCGGGTGACTCGACCTCGAAGGGATGGACGATCTTCTTCGGCATCCTGAGCATCGTCGCCGGCATCGTGCTGCTGTTCTCGCCGATGCTGATCGAGGTGATCTTCATCGTCCTGGGCATCGGGCTGATCATCCTCGGCATCGTCCAGGTCGTGCGCGCGTTCACCTTCGGGCGGGACGTCACGGCCTGA
- a CDS encoding helix-turn-helix transcriptional regulator, producing the protein MAKPPPLKAQDKLAFLLSLVPYLLDHGRVSVAEAAEHFAVDEEAIRQAVRLIAVSGVPGDTHAYQHGDLFDISWDEFLDHDRIVIVQQVAIDDSPRFSAREAAALIAGLQYLSAVPENLDRERIGSLMAKLARGASATPSSVQVAGGDADAALTLVRDAVGSERQIEFDYLNAQGGRERRRVDPLRIESSDVDWYVRGWCHLREAVRTFRIDRMSELVVTDEPIAFRASDVALPDQLFQGSDDDLVITVDVAVSALPLLGDYLVDVGRVEAGADRVRASIRVAHFHGLKRLVAGLPGLITVLAPEDARRAVRDWAAAGLARYDDGNDSDTV; encoded by the coding sequence ATGGCCAAGCCACCGCCGCTCAAGGCGCAGGACAAGCTGGCGTTCCTGCTCTCGCTCGTGCCCTACCTGCTCGACCACGGCCGCGTGAGCGTCGCCGAGGCGGCCGAGCACTTCGCCGTCGACGAGGAGGCGATCCGCCAGGCGGTGCGCCTCATCGCGGTGTCCGGCGTGCCCGGCGACACCCACGCCTACCAGCACGGCGACCTCTTCGACATCTCCTGGGACGAGTTCCTCGACCACGACCGCATCGTGATCGTGCAGCAGGTCGCGATCGACGACTCGCCGCGCTTCTCGGCCCGCGAGGCGGCGGCGCTCATCGCGGGCCTGCAGTACCTCTCGGCTGTGCCGGAGAACCTCGATCGGGAGCGCATCGGCTCGCTCATGGCGAAGCTCGCGCGCGGCGCCTCGGCGACGCCGAGCTCGGTCCAGGTGGCGGGGGGCGATGCGGATGCCGCGCTCACGCTGGTGCGCGACGCCGTCGGGTCGGAACGGCAGATCGAGTTCGACTACCTGAACGCGCAGGGCGGCCGCGAACGGCGGCGCGTCGATCCGCTGCGCATCGAGTCGTCGGACGTCGACTGGTACGTGCGCGGCTGGTGCCACCTGCGCGAGGCCGTCCGCACCTTCCGCATCGACCGCATGAGCGAACTCGTCGTCACCGACGAGCCCATCGCCTTCCGGGCCAGCGACGTGGCGCTGCCGGACCAGCTCTTCCAGGGCAGCGACGACGACCTCGTGATCACGGTCGACGTGGCCGTCAGCGCACTGCCGCTGCTCGGCGACTACCTGGTCGACGTCGGCCGGGTCGAGGCGGGCGCCGATCGCGTGCGCGCGTCGATCCGCGTCGCGCACTTCCACGGGCTCAAGCGGCTCGTCGCGGGCCTGCCCGGACTGATCACCGTGCTGGCGCCCGAGGATGCGAGGCGCGCGGTGCGCGACTGGGCTGCCGCCGGCCTCGCCCGGTACGACGACGGGAACGATTCGGATACGGTCTGA
- a CDS encoding DEAD/DEAH box helicase, whose product MTLSPAERYERSRQQRAGSRVAEFAGRLGFDLDPFQRAACATLDEGRSVLVAAPTGAGKTIVAEFAVHLAMLDTRAKVFYTAPMKALSNQKFQELQAVYGASEVGLLTGDTNVNSSARIVVMTTEVLRNMLYAGSPLLEDLAFVVMDEVHYLADRFRGAVWEEVIIHLPEEVRLVSLSATVSNAEEFGDWLQAVRGDTDVIVSEERPVPLEQHVLVRSKMLDLFDSSGRAATHRVNPELVRLAQAGGRSLQGRSSRGRRGSDRGRWHAQRGATGRLDRSEVIQQLHDTHLLPAIVFIFSRAGCDQAVRQVLRSGLRLTNASEREEIREVVEERCRTLRDEDLAVLGYYEWLEGLQRGVASHHAGMLPAFKEVVEDLFQQKLLKVVFATETLALGINMPARTVVLEKLEKFNGEARVPITPGEYTQLTGRAGRRGIDVEGHSVIQWADGLDPQAVASLASRRSYPLNSSFRPTYNMAVNLIDRFGRERTREILESSFAQFQADRAVVDLARTVRKQEESLAGYAEAMECHLGDFAEYARIRRDISDLERKNSRGGSSHAQREQIQRELGDLRKQMRRHPCHGCADREAHSRWAERWWRLHRENQKLTGQIRTRTGAIGKVFDRVTDVLLELDYVRETAAGVALTAAGRSLRRIYGERDLLVAESLRRGLWRQLDAPSLAAIAAAIVYEPRRDLIDADERMLPRGAFRLALDRTRDAWSELDDIEREHRLSGSEPLATALCTAMHAWTRGDSLGQVLEIADMAAGDFVRWAKQVIDLLDQLGTAADPEIGGTARRAIDAIRRGVVADGTFA is encoded by the coding sequence ATGACCCTGAGCCCCGCCGAGCGGTACGAGCGGTCCCGGCAGCAACGGGCGGGCTCGCGCGTCGCCGAGTTCGCCGGTCGGCTCGGTTTCGACCTCGACCCGTTCCAGCGCGCCGCGTGCGCCACCCTCGACGAGGGGCGCAGCGTGCTCGTCGCCGCCCCGACCGGCGCCGGCAAGACGATCGTCGCCGAGTTCGCCGTGCACCTGGCCATGCTGGACACCCGCGCCAAGGTCTTCTACACGGCGCCGATGAAGGCGCTCAGCAACCAGAAGTTCCAGGAGCTGCAGGCCGTCTACGGGGCGTCCGAGGTGGGCCTGCTCACGGGCGACACCAACGTCAACTCGAGCGCCCGCATCGTCGTGATGACGACCGAGGTGCTGCGCAACATGCTCTACGCCGGCTCCCCGCTGCTCGAGGACCTCGCGTTCGTGGTCATGGACGAGGTGCACTACCTGGCCGACCGGTTCCGCGGGGCGGTCTGGGAGGAGGTCATCATCCACCTCCCCGAGGAGGTGCGGCTCGTCTCGCTCAGCGCCACGGTCTCGAACGCGGAGGAGTTCGGCGACTGGCTGCAGGCCGTGCGCGGCGACACCGACGTGATCGTCTCCGAGGAGCGACCCGTGCCGCTCGAACAGCACGTGCTGGTGCGCAGCAAGATGCTCGACCTGTTCGACTCGTCGGGCCGCGCGGCGACGCACCGCGTGAATCCCGAGCTCGTGCGGCTGGCGCAGGCGGGCGGACGGTCGCTGCAGGGGCGCTCCTCGCGCGGCCGCCGCGGCAGCGACCGGGGCAGGTGGCACGCGCAGCGCGGCGCGACCGGGCGCCTCGACCGGTCCGAGGTCATCCAGCAGCTGCACGACACCCACCTGCTACCGGCGATCGTCTTCATCTTCTCGCGCGCGGGATGCGACCAGGCGGTCCGGCAGGTGCTGCGCTCGGGTCTCCGCCTCACGAACGCGTCGGAGCGCGAGGAGATCCGCGAGGTCGTGGAGGAGCGCTGCCGCACGCTCCGCGACGAGGACCTCGCCGTGCTCGGCTACTACGAGTGGCTCGAGGGGCTGCAGCGGGGCGTCGCCTCGCACCACGCGGGCATGCTGCCCGCGTTCAAGGAGGTCGTCGAGGACCTCTTCCAGCAGAAGCTGCTGAAGGTCGTCTTCGCGACCGAGACCCTGGCGCTCGGCATCAACATGCCCGCCCGCACGGTCGTGCTCGAGAAGCTGGAGAAGTTCAACGGCGAGGCGCGCGTGCCGATCACCCCGGGGGAGTACACGCAGCTGACCGGGCGCGCCGGCCGCCGCGGCATCGACGTCGAGGGGCACAGCGTCATCCAGTGGGCCGACGGGCTCGACCCGCAGGCGGTCGCCTCCCTGGCGTCCCGCCGCAGCTACCCGCTGAACTCGAGCTTCCGGCCCACCTACAACATGGCCGTGAACCTCATCGACCGGTTCGGCCGTGAGCGCACGCGCGAGATCCTCGAGTCGTCGTTCGCCCAGTTCCAGGCCGATCGCGCGGTCGTCGACCTCGCGCGCACGGTGCGCAAGCAGGAGGAATCGCTCGCCGGCTACGCCGAGGCGATGGAGTGCCACCTGGGCGACTTCGCCGAGTACGCGCGCATCCGGCGCGACATCAGCGACCTCGAGCGGAAGAACTCGCGCGGCGGCTCCTCGCACGCGCAGCGCGAGCAGATCCAGCGCGAGCTCGGCGACCTGCGCAAGCAGATGCGCCGGCATCCGTGCCACGGCTGCGCCGACCGCGAGGCGCACTCGCGCTGGGCCGAGCGCTGGTGGCGCCTGCACCGCGAGAACCAGAAGCTCACGGGCCAGATCCGCACCCGAACCGGCGCGATCGGCAAGGTGTTCGACCGTGTCACCGACGTGCTGCTCGAGCTCGACTACGTGCGGGAGACCGCCGCCGGCGTCGCCCTGACCGCCGCGGGCCGCTCCCTCCGCCGCATCTACGGCGAGCGCGACCTGCTGGTCGCCGAGTCCCTGCGCCGGGGGCTCTGGCGGCAGCTGGACGCCCCGTCCCTGGCCGCCATCGCCGCGGCGATCGTCTACGAGCCGCGTCGCGACCTCATCGACGCAGACGAGCGGATGCTCCCGCGCGGCGCCTTCCGCCTCGCGCTCGACCGCACGCGCGACGCGTGGAGCGAGCTCGACGACATCGAGCGCGAGCACCGGCTCTCCGGCAGCGAGCCGCTCGCGACCGCGCTCTGCACGGCGATGCACGCGTGGACGCGGGGCGACTCGCTCGGCCAGGTGCTCGAGATCGCGGACATGGCCGCGGGCGACTTCGTGCGCTGGGCCAAGCAGGTGATCGACCTGCTCGACCAGCTCGGCACGGCCGCCGACCCGGAGATCGGCGGCACCGCCCGGCGTGCGATCGACGCCATCCGCCGGGGCGTCGTCGCCGACGGGACCTTCGCATGA
- a CDS encoding NfeD family protein, producing MIDLTQYVWLVWLIFIVVCIIIELLTLEFTFLMIAFGSIAGLGADLLGLPWWLQFLIAAGVSVLLILTIRPVLLRYMRKGEDPTPSNIAALLGMTGRVLSPVEANSGLVKLANGETWTARLSPTTEQRTVTPGETVLVTLVDGATVVIIPTERATP from the coding sequence ATGATCGATCTCACCCAGTACGTGTGGCTCGTCTGGTTGATCTTCATCGTCGTCTGCATCATCATCGAGCTCCTCACGCTCGAGTTCACGTTCCTCATGATCGCCTTCGGGTCGATCGCCGGGCTCGGTGCAGACCTGCTCGGATTGCCGTGGTGGCTGCAGTTCCTCATCGCCGCCGGGGTGTCGGTGCTGCTCATCCTCACCATCCGCCCGGTGCTGCTGCGATACATGCGCAAGGGCGAGGACCCCACGCCGAGCAACATCGCCGCGCTGCTCGGCATGACCGGGCGCGTGCTGAGCCCCGTCGAGGCGAACTCCGGGCTCGTGAAGCTCGCCAACGGCGAGACCTGGACGGCCCGCCTCTCCCCCACGACCGAGCAGCGCACGGTCACCCCGGGCGAGACCGTGCTCGTGACCCTCGTCGACGGCGCCACCGTCGTCATCATCCCCACCGAACGCGCCACGCCCTGA
- a CDS encoding glycerophosphodiester phosphodiesterase, which translates to MLLEGPPPRVLAHRGLALDAPENTLAAFRAALATGIRIVETDVHLSADGIAMVAHDPDLRRVAGLDRKVSDLTAAELAGLDLGGGHGMPMLAEALAEFPDARFNIDLKAEDVLAPAVAAIRTAGASDRVLLTSFDEGRRVRAAQALPCVATSPGSLGVLRVLVATWVRSGRSVRRMLRGAVALQVPESVRGLRIVTPRFVRRVHEAGAEVHVWTVNEPADMHRLLDLGVDGIVTDRADLAVAVLRERSPG; encoded by the coding sequence ATGCTGCTGGAGGGACCGCCCCCGAGGGTGCTCGCGCACCGGGGGCTGGCGCTCGATGCGCCCGAGAACACGCTCGCGGCGTTCCGGGCGGCGCTCGCGACGGGCATCCGCATCGTCGAGACCGACGTGCACCTCTCGGCCGACGGCATCGCGATGGTCGCGCACGACCCCGACCTGCGTCGCGTGGCCGGCCTCGACCGGAAGGTGTCGGACCTCACCGCCGCCGAGCTCGCCGGGCTCGACCTCGGTGGCGGCCACGGCATGCCCATGCTGGCGGAGGCCCTCGCCGAGTTCCCCGACGCGCGCTTCAACATCGACCTGAAGGCCGAGGACGTGCTGGCGCCGGCCGTGGCCGCGATCCGCACCGCCGGGGCATCCGATCGCGTGCTGCTGACGTCGTTCGACGAGGGGCGCCGGGTGCGCGCCGCCCAGGCGCTGCCGTGCGTCGCCACCTCTCCCGGCTCGCTGGGGGTGCTGCGCGTCCTGGTCGCCACATGGGTGCGGAGCGGGCGGTCGGTGCGACGGATGCTGCGGGGCGCCGTGGCCCTGCAGGTGCCCGAGTCGGTGCGCGGCCTGCGCATCGTCACGCCCCGGTTCGTGCGTCGCGTGCACGAGGCGGGTGCCGAGGTGCACGTCTGGACCGTCAACGAGCCCGCCGACATGCACCGGCTGCTCGACCTCGGGGTCGACGGCATCGTCACCGATCGCGCCGACCTCGCCGTCGCCGTGCTGCGGGAGCGCTCGCCCGGCTGA
- the lnt gene encoding apolipoprotein N-acyltransferase gives MTAALHERETPGTVRATRPILPLWAAFAVAVAGGVVYDLGFPDLGIWPLAFLGIGMVLVALIGRGAWSALGVGYAFGAAFWLTHVGWTSLYLGPVPWLALSLFESVFVAVGAVAITLAYRWVPAIGTSRWVRLVLLPLVVAALWIAREFASGTVPYGGFPWARAAASQSESPFAPLVSWIGFTGLSFVMVWVVAAVIELLRLRGWRRPRRALPVAVVVLVAALLPAWPTSAAGSFRVASVQGNGPSGYFDQRERGDVLRAQLDATEPILDESGLDLVLWPEGGSDLDPTRDASAAAIFDDLATRADAPVLLNTVTTTGDEFFNSSLLWVAGEGSVAQFDKRNPVPFGEYIPDRDFYYALAPDLVGLVQRGYSPGTNSPVFDIDGVLAGLAICFDVIYDGLIWEGARDGAQVYLLQTNNADFRGTDENLQQLAFARLRAIETGRPVVNLSTTGTSQVIAADGRTVDALPAYEAGAMVTDVQLRDGLTPAVVLGAWVPWTLTLLGLGGLALGWVRTRRTGRNP, from the coding sequence ATGACCGCCGCGCTGCACGAGCGCGAGACGCCGGGCACCGTCCGGGCCACCCGGCCGATCCTGCCGCTCTGGGCCGCCTTCGCGGTCGCGGTCGCCGGCGGCGTCGTGTACGACCTCGGCTTCCCCGACCTCGGCATCTGGCCGCTCGCGTTCCTCGGCATCGGCATGGTCCTCGTCGCCCTCATCGGGCGCGGCGCGTGGAGCGCGCTCGGCGTCGGCTACGCGTTCGGGGCCGCGTTCTGGCTGACCCACGTCGGCTGGACCTCGCTCTACCTCGGGCCGGTGCCCTGGCTCGCCCTGTCGCTGTTCGAGTCGGTCTTCGTCGCCGTCGGCGCCGTCGCGATCACGCTCGCATACCGATGGGTCCCCGCGATCGGCACCTCGCGCTGGGTGCGCCTCGTGCTGCTCCCGCTCGTGGTGGCGGCGCTCTGGATCGCGCGCGAGTTCGCGTCCGGCACCGTGCCGTACGGCGGATTCCCGTGGGCGCGCGCCGCGGCGAGCCAGTCGGAGAGCCCGTTCGCCCCGCTCGTCTCGTGGATCGGCTTCACCGGGCTGTCGTTCGTCATGGTCTGGGTGGTCGCCGCGGTGATCGAGCTGCTCCGGCTCCGCGGCTGGCGACGCCCGCGCCGCGCGCTGCCCGTCGCCGTCGTGGTCCTGGTCGCCGCGCTCCTGCCCGCCTGGCCGACGTCGGCCGCCGGGTCGTTCCGGGTCGCGAGCGTGCAGGGAAACGGGCCGTCGGGCTACTTCGACCAGCGCGAGCGAGGCGACGTGCTGCGCGCGCAGCTCGACGCGACGGAGCCGATCCTCGACGAGTCGGGCCTCGACCTGGTGCTCTGGCCCGAGGGAGGTTCCGACCTCGATCCCACCAGGGATGCCTCGGCCGCGGCGATCTTCGACGACCTCGCCACCCGTGCCGACGCCCCGGTGCTCCTCAACACCGTCACCACCACGGGCGACGAGTTCTTCAACTCGTCGCTCCTCTGGGTCGCGGGGGAGGGGTCCGTCGCGCAGTTCGACAAGCGCAACCCGGTGCCGTTCGGCGAGTACATCCCCGATCGCGACTTCTACTACGCGCTCGCCCCCGACCTCGTGGGCCTCGTGCAGCGCGGGTACAGCCCCGGCACCAACTCGCCGGTGTTCGACATCGACGGCGTGCTCGCGGGCCTCGCCATCTGCTTCGACGTGATCTACGACGGGCTCATCTGGGAGGGCGCGCGCGACGGCGCACAGGTCTACCTGCTGCAGACGAACAACGCCGACTTCCGCGGCACCGACGAGAACCTCCAGCAGCTCGCGTTCGCGAGGCTCCGCGCCATCGAGACCGGTCGTCCGGTCGTCAACCTCTCGACGACGGGCACCAGCCAGGTCATCGCCGCCGACGGCCGCACCGTCGACGCGCTCCCGGCGTACGAGGCGGGCGCGATGGTGACCGACGTGCAGCTGCGCGACGGGCTCACCCCCGCCGTGGTGCTCGGCGCCTGGGTGCCGTGGACGCTCACGCTGCTCGGCCTCGGCGGCCTGGCGCTCGGATGGGTCCGGACGCGACGAACCGGCCGCAACCCGTAG
- a CDS encoding SDR family oxidoreductase, whose protein sequence is MNNPLAPGSLTGTTALVTGSSRGIGADTVRYLSGAGANVVVNYRNKEARARKLVDELTAAGGRAIAVGADLTDPDSVARMMQEAKDAFGGIDILVLNASGGMESGMAEDYAMVLNRDAQVNVVERALPVLNPGARIVFVTSHQAHFIHTTPTMPEYEPVARSKRAGEDALRERIPALTEAGFGFVVVSGDMIEGTITATLLERANPGAIDARKEQAGRLYNVSEFAAEVASAAVDPVPDSHTRYVGDVSGFSTTE, encoded by the coding sequence GTGAACAATCCTCTGGCTCCCGGCTCCCTCACCGGCACGACCGCACTCGTCACCGGATCCTCCCGCGGCATCGGCGCCGACACCGTCCGCTACCTCTCCGGGGCGGGCGCGAACGTCGTCGTGAACTACCGCAACAAGGAGGCGCGTGCGCGCAAGCTGGTCGACGAGCTGACGGCCGCCGGCGGGCGCGCGATCGCGGTCGGCGCGGACCTCACCGACCCCGACTCGGTCGCCCGCATGATGCAGGAGGCCAAGGATGCGTTCGGCGGCATCGACATCCTGGTGCTCAATGCCTCCGGCGGCATGGAGTCGGGCATGGCGGAGGACTACGCCATGGTCCTGAACCGCGACGCGCAGGTCAACGTGGTCGAGCGCGCGCTGCCGGTGCTGAACCCGGGTGCGCGCATCGTCTTCGTCACGAGCCACCAGGCGCACTTCATCCACACCACGCCGACCATGCCCGAGTACGAGCCCGTCGCGCGCTCGAAGCGGGCCGGCGAGGATGCGCTCCGCGAGCGGATCCCGGCGCTCACCGAGGCCGGGTTCGGCTTCGTCGTCGTCTCCGGCGACATGATCGAGGGCACGATCACGGCGACGCTGCTCGAGCGGGCGAACCCCGGCGCGATCGACGCGCGCAAGGAGCAGGCCGGGCGCCTCTACAACGTCTCGGAGTTCGCCGCGGAGGTGGCATCCGCCGCCGTCGACCCGGTGCCGGACTCGCACACCCGGTACGTCGGTGACGTCTCGGGCTTCAGCACCACCGAATAG
- the tatA gene encoding Sec-independent protein translocase subunit TatA, whose protein sequence is MFANLTGWHFLIILVVILLLFGAPRLPALARSLGQSMKILKSEVRQDGDDADGTEAKAKSDQSGTAEQAADESATKRTDSGTSS, encoded by the coding sequence ATGTTTGCGAACCTCACCGGATGGCACTTCCTGATCATCCTGGTCGTCATCCTCCTCCTGTTCGGCGCGCCGCGCCTGCCTGCGCTGGCTCGCAGCCTCGGGCAGTCGATGAAGATCCTCAAGAGCGAGGTCCGCCAGGACGGCGACGACGCCGACGGCACCGAGGCGAAGGCGAAGAGCGACCAGTCCGGCACCGCCGAGCAGGCCGCCGACGAGTCCGCCACCAAGCGCACCGACTCCGGCACGAGTTCCTGA